Below is a window of Camelina sativa cultivar DH55 chromosome 11, Cs, whole genome shotgun sequence DNA.
AAACAAAAGCTTGATAGAAACAAAATggaagatattaaaaaaaaaatagtagatgAAGAAGCAAAAGCTTCTCTAGACATATGGAGGTATGTCTTTGGGTTTGCAGATATCGCAGCTGCAAAGTGTGCCATTGATCTTAAAATACCAGAAGCCATTGAAAACCATCCTTCGTCACATCCCGTGACACTAGCTGAACTCTCCTCCGCCGTCTCCGCCTCTCCCTCACATCTCCGCCGTATAATGAGGTTTCTTGTACACCAAGGACTCTTCAAAGAAGTCCCCATAAAAGATGGTTTAGCCACAGGCTACACTAACACACCACTCTCTCGCCGTATGATGATCACAAAGCGTGACGGCAAGTCGCTGGCTCCTTTTGTTCTCTTCGAAACAAGACCCGAGATGCTCGCCCCATGGTTGAGACTGAGCTCAGTCGTGTCTTCTCCGGTCAACGGGTCAACTCCACCACCGTTTGATGCAGTGCACGGTAAAGACGTGTGGTCGTTCGCGCAGGATAACCCGGGCCTCAGCGAGCTGATCAATGAGGCCATGGCTTGTGATACAAGGCGAGTGGTGCCACGTGTAGCCGGAGCTTGTCACGGCTTGTTAGACGGTGTGGATACAGTGGTTGACGTAGGAGGCGGTACCGGAGAAACGTTGGGAATACTTGTaaaggagtttccttggatcaaAGGATATAATTTTGATCTTCCTCATGTTATTGAAGTGGCTCAGTTTTTGGATGGGGTTACTAATATTGAGGGAGATATGTTTGATTCTATTCCTGCATGCGACGCTGTTTTCATCAAGGTTAGTATATCCTTTCCAtacttttatcttcttttaacTATTATTCACAAAAAACTAGTGTGTATTCCTTACAACTTTCATCTATTTtccatcaaaatcaaatttcatatacacaattaaaatgaatagatgttaaaattattaaaacaaaaaattatagtttaatGTTAGAAACATTATCATTCTTTTCTAGCTTCAATATATATAAGCCTCGTACTAATTAAGCtatatattgatttgttttctattttgtataatGTTTGTTTTACATTCTATTTTTGTTAACTTAGAAGTGGGTtatactttttctatttttcaacTATCTTCCGTtatatcataaataatttaGACATGACATATGATCTGACACCAAATTAAAGTAGCGAATCAATTAATAGCAAGTAATTAACAAACACTATCAAGTAGTATCAATTATCAACTAGTATCAAATGAATAAAGCAACCACTACTACTTTTCCCAGATAGTCAATACATAAGACGAcacatcttttatatataaatttataaacaagGCGAGAAGAGTAGAATCTTCCTTTAAGGATTTGTTTTGCGCTTTTtgtcaaaatcatttttaaGTTTTCAGATTTTCCTAAAGTATACAGGATAACACTAATTAGTAGACATTTAACTTTCTGATTGGCTACCGATTGAATTAATGagtggtttttaaaaaatttatgtgtggttggagagaaaaaaaagaaaagaaaggaaaacacAAAAATACTCTTCAATCATAattgaatcatatatatatatatatatatatatataatacgtaAAATGTGATAAATGATGGCAGTGGGTGTTACACGATTGGGGAGACAAAGATTGCATCAAGATATTGAAAAATTGCAAAGAAGCTGTCCCACCAATTGTCGGGAAAGTGTTGATAGTGGAGTCTGTGATCGGAGAGAATAAAAAGACAATGATAGTGGACGAAAGAGATGAGAAGTTAGAGCACGTGAGATTGATGCTTGATATGGTGATGATGGCTCACACAAGCACAGGCAAAGAAAGGACTTTGAAAGAGTGGGACTTTGTTCTTACAGAAGCTGGCTTTGCTCGATACGAGGTTAAGGACATTGATGATGTCCAGTGTCTCATCATCGCGTATCGGTCTTAAAATTGATGATATGAAAGATTGAATCTCACATCTTTAcctttgaaaaaaaactcaataaatttgtgatttttggtTTAGTAGTACGTGAGAAATGATAACGACGTGTGAATAGTCGACTTGTGTAAGAATAATTATGGCTTGTTTCAGTACCAGCCGTGttgttttgttatttgtatCTTCCctttcaatgttttctctcggttttagcctgttttctcggtttaagcatgttttgggataaaacgcttataagtgttgtctaaacactccaaattctgAATTAGGATTCGTTTGAGCGCGCGTGAGACATCCCCCTAAGTTTCCTAGACATTTGACAGCGACGCTGATATGTGTACGTTTGTTGACAAAGCTTGAGAATGCCTTGATGGCAACAATATTGGTATCAAGTATCAACTATTAAGAGGTGTTGCAACTGGTTTCAAGTCTAATCTAATTAAGTTAACttttactcaaaaaaaattttgttaacatAAAGTTTCATGTCATATACAATACAACAAGACGGGATGTTGGATCAAAACGATAGAgtagaacaaaacaaatttattcagTAAGGGTTTGGATCCaaatttatccaaaaagaaaaacatgaataaTTTAGACATGACACAATCACATAATAGAATCATGGGGTCTCTAGAATCAATTGATGAATAGTTAAAAACCACTATGAGATATCACATAAATAAAGCAACCAATACTAATTTCCCCAGATACTCCTGATCCACtagtaaagaaaaaagtggGGATATTGCGCAGATCGTcattatcaaaatgttttgttttccttaaaaaattgaagactttataaaaatatgtggGGAAAGACGTTACACGTACGTGGTCTAATACGTAAAATGTGATTAAATTGAATGGGCGCAGTGGTTGGTGGTTACACGATTGGGGAAACAAAGGTTGCATAAAAGATAGTattgaagaaatgaaaagaagcTGCCCCACCAAACGTTGGCAAAGTGTTGATAGTGGAGTACTGCGTGGTCGGAGAGAAGAAAAATAGGATGATAatggaagaaagagatgagaagtAAACACGTGAAATTGCAGCTTGACATGGTGATGATGGTTCACTGAAAGCACAGGCAAAGATATTAAAGGACTTTGAAAGAGTGGAACTTTCTTCTTACTAAAGCTGGCTTTGCTCGATATATGACTCATGTAGTTAGGGACT
It encodes the following:
- the LOC104721269 gene encoding (RS)-norcoclaurine 6-O-methyltransferase-like yields the protein MEDIKKKIVDEEAKASLDIWRYVFGFADIAAAKCAIDLKIPEAIENHPSSHPVTLAELSSAVSASPSHLRRIMRFLVHQGLFKEVPIKDGLATGYTNTPLSRRMMITKRDGKSLAPFVLFETRPEMLAPWLRLSSVVSSPVNGSTPPPFDAVHGKDVWSFAQDNPGLSELINEAMACDTRRVVPRVAGACHGLLDGVDTVVDVGGGTGETLGILVKEFPWIKGYNFDLPHVIEVAQFLDGVTNIEGDMFDSIPACDAVFIKWVLHDWGDKDCIKILKNCKEAVPPIVGKVLIVESVIGENKKTMIVDERDEKLEHVRLMLDMVMMAHTSTGKERTLKEWDFVLTEAGFARYEVKDIDDVQCLIIAYRS